The genomic segment tttgaccatgttgggagaattattttcaaaatcttaaccgaaggttaagtttttgaaatgacattataacttaatgtggacctagttcatgtaaCTTggtcataaggttaatcaagtattagtgaacatcctgctcgagtttcaggtcacgtgaccaaggtcaaaggtcatttagggtcaataaactttggtcaagttgggagtatttgttgaattactatcataactttgaaaatttatggatctagttcatgaaacttggacataaggttaatcaagtattagcgaacatcatgtgcgagtttcaggtcacatgactatggtcaatggtcatttaaggtcaatgaactttggccgtgttgggggtatttgttaaattaccatcctaactctgaaagtttacggatTTAGTTCTTaagacttggacataagagtaatcaagtattactgaacatcctgtacgagtttcagatcacatgaccatggtcaaaggtcattaaaggtcaatgaactttggccgtgttgggggtatttgttaaattaccatcctacatgtaactgaaagtttatggatctagttcatcaaacttgggatataagagtaatcaagtatcactgaacatcccctgtgagtttcaggtcacaaaaccaaggtcaaaggtcagttaaggtcaataaacttaggccatgttggggtaattgttgaattgccatcataactttgaaagtttatagatagtcatagagtgaatgaaatgtggacatggatgtagttgacaagtcttaagtcaccgttcaaatgtcatttatggtcaatgaacgtggtattatgtcattatatgaatggtgtttttgtgaatgattattttatagtttttttcaaagttagcactgctgctatattaaatcgcgtaatgcaggcgagactgccagaggtgttccacttgtttaatttaATATGCACTTTGCTTTCATCCCTCAGTGTGTGTATACTGTGGTGCATTCATCTAAATTATGCATGGCTATTCTTTTGCTCGTTTTATTCACTGTACTGTGTGAAGccatacatatatatgataatgcatttttaagcatttcaatCTTCACCATATTCCTATATCAAGAAAGGGATTTTTTCGAGTAATTAAAATCTGCAGGGGTTATTAAGAAGTAGTAATAGATACATTAGGTGCATTTTGTATCTAAACTTTAAAAGAAACGCAAGAACGCTGTAGAGAGTATTCGACTTAGTTGAAATTAGTATgttcgaaagaaaaaaaatacaattttttttttagatgagtTATTATTTCTGTtgcattaaaatatttttttgtggaggggggggggggggtgttccaATCATAACATAAAGCCACCAGGggtattatttgattattttcaattagAAATGCAGCGGGTGTATCAGAACAAAATTCTATTGTAAGGAGCTATTTCtcacatgttcattcaaaatTTCCTTTTGAATTGAACCAAATGGAAATTGACTGTATTAGGtatatctgaaaaataaaagaaaaggttCTGGTGGAATACTGCAGTCTTGATCTACCTTTTCAGTCATTCAgttgtatattttatataagAAAGACAATTTAAAATGCCACTATTGATATTTTTAGGCTTTTTGCCTTAATACAAGGATCTGGTTATTTTGACATGATTATGTGATTTGGTTTGTCTTACATGCTTACAGTTGACAAGCAAGAGCCTGCTGAAGGGAGTATATATTTCATCGTGAATGATATATTTGAAAGAGCATACTCTCAACTTAGTCTAATCTTACAAGATGAGATAAACAGACTCAAGGCAGGATAAAAAAATTCtatgtttattttgaaatttgaaacgTCTTTCAAATATTCAATTGCATTAACCTTTGTTAATTTAATTGTCAATGGCATATCATGAATGGTTTATTTGACTGGGTTGAGGTAACTAATTCAAACTGATGAttcttgttttaatttttcatggTTATCAGAGATAAACAGTCAATGTTATTAACAAATACATTTTACATCTAGATTTTTATTagtatattatttgaaatagttGGTGAATAACTGGTGAATTGGTATAGTTACAGGTAACTACTAAAAGTTGCTGATTGTTGTGTTTAATCTTCATGTTTGAGATAACATCAGTAGtgcacaaactttttttttcaagattattGCTTTTACAAAATTTGCATCATGGGTCATCTGCACATAAAAGGAAACCTTATTTTTAACCTAACATTAAACCCTACACTTACCCTTACTCTAATCACATTATTCAAAACCCAACCACAACTCTTACTGTTGGTCCCTTTACTCCAGAGAAAAGGTAGAGCAAAATCAAAGCAAAGATTGGGTTTCCTACCAGGTCCCTTGAACATGAAAGATACAATTGATTATTACACACAACTTTCAGTCTATGGAATACTATGAACGAAAAAGATATAGTCaatctgaaatacatgtattgattGTATCACTGTTTCGGGGGCCTGTAGGTAAATTGATACAAACCCACCTCTCTCTTCATCATGGCTTGTGTTTTTGTGTTCACTAAACACCTTTTGAGTTGATGACTAACTTTCCTCTGCTTACATGTATACTGAGAAAAaatacatggggggggggggggggggggggggaggtgcgCCTCATCCTCAAAGTGTAAAATGGCATGGGTAGTTGCAAACATAACCCATGTtctaccgccccccccccctcgctcaAAACTGTTTTCCTGTGTAATAGGTATAAatgagaagaggaaaaaaatgaaaatatctgaaatattcatttttgacaCAAAAAATACCCTTTGTTTgtgtttgtgattttttttttttttttttggggggggggaatgttgGGTATGGAAACTAACATTACAACTTTTGTCAGAAAAAGTTTAGATCTACTGAAATTGAGCAAATGGGTAATTGTTGTGATGTGTAAAAATGTGGGTGCTTGATTGTCAGGGTTGTGGGAAGTTCTGTGACATATCTTTTCTATATTaatatgtttgttttatattctaTTAATGGTAATTTTCTTGTTTAACAAAATGTACAATTGCTGTTGGAGGGAGGGGGGTATTTGATTTATTGAGGATCAATTATTTCTTTCCAGAAAGAGGCCAACATTTGCAAAAATTTGTATAGAGgctaaaaataatataggatgaTGAAATACATGCAGAAGAGGAAAATCACTGAATTGATTTGTTAGTATTAAACATAGGATTATATAAAACCACAGATCTGCCTCATAGAAAACTGGATGGTCATTACATGTCCTTCTAAGATATGTCATCAATATCGATTAATCTCTGAATAATAAGTAAAATGTTCAGCCAAAGAAATCTTGAAGTCTggggactgtttcatgaaactgattttcactgacaaatttgctgtTATCCAATCAGATATatggattttagtagcttataacaaaaatgaaaataactgactttttaaaaattaaattggcCCAGATAGATGCTCTTAACATATTTAATCcttgtttttgtctttgtttttatttatagtCGATGAAGAGACATCCGCAAACGCAACCTTCCTTGTAGTCAATGATGACAGAGAGGTAGCCTATGAAAAGATCAAGGGAATCCTAAGTACCGATATTGTCAAACTTAAAGATATCAGATTCAAAGCAAAGTGACCCCCTCATTGTGTCATACCTCCAGATGAAATATCTTGCATTTCTTAAATTATAGATTGAATTATTTATGTTATCTTAGTGTAAGGTACATATATGTTTTATCgtctttaaaaagataaaatctgcatattttaatgcattacaatacatgtatatccaccTGTCTTGAAATcgatatttcatgaatatttattaatgATATTCCATACTTATTCAAATgctttaatatattttcttgtcCCAACTCAATTGTGTCTATGATATCTCTTGTTAATTGAGACTGCCATATGTATGCTTCTCCCTGAAAAGTGCTTGTGATAGCTTTAAAAGCTTTAGCTGTTAGGGAATTATGCCTCTTCAGTTAAcaaatttattgcatatttacttattcatttatgATGAATGATTCTGTATAATTTATGTTGAAAAATGATGCTTTGTAAATAtggaagaaaatgaatgaatagtaACTAGAAAGTGGGTATGATTGACTTGGATTGTGATTACATGCACCTCAGCAATGAAAGGCATGCATTGAATGGCAACTCAGTTAACAAGAAACATCATAGACACCAATAGATGtggaaaaaatattcaagaattATGACACGCTTATATCAATCCTGCTTCCAAAGATCATTTTATTGATAACAGTTTGACTTTGGATTTCAATATTGTCAGAATCTTGAATACAAGATATACCAAAAGCTTTAATCTCGTAAAGATTAATTGCTCTGCTAACTATTGATCCATCTAAAACCGGAAAGTTATGGAAGAAATGGTTATGGGATCTGATCGGATTGGTGAGATTTTGAGTACCAGCATAATTGACTATGGCCTTATCATGATATAACCTTGTATCACatttaaattattaatttgcaatgcaacaaaatattcataagcCTCCAGAATCAAATGAAGGAACAAATGAAGAATtgaaatgatacgaattatattatttttgaaattgcTCATGCTGAGTTTATCTGCATCAAATTGTAAGATCTGCATTTATTTGCTATGTGTATAGAAACCGTTATTCTATAACTCATTTGTaatagaaatttttttttgaaccaCTTTATGCATGTTCCAAGTGTATTTAAGCAGAAAGATTGCAATTATCATGTGTCTCTGTATTGTGAATGTGTGATTCAAGAATATTCAtggcttgataaaaaaaatgtatgatgtAGTACTCTAAACAAAATTTTACTCATGTAAATAAGATGTAGATTGTGTGTAATGTAAAAGGTTTATTGACATTGATTATTTCATGTCAGTTGAATTTAATGTTGAGCACATAAAAGATGGGGGAAAGATTGAATTTAATGTTGAGCACATAAAAGATGGGGGAAAGATTGAATTTAATGTTGAGCACATAAAAGATAGGGGAAAAGATTGTATTGTAAACACTTGGAAAAATAAGATGAAATCAGTTTCTGTTCGATTGAAAGGAGCAGCTGTATATTTTGTTCTAATGAAATATTTGGTTtggctgtacatgtatttgtttttatatttatattgttcTTGTTTGAGTATAAGTGACTATCAAAACATGTTTATGAGATTAAGAAACTCATTTGATTGTGAAATGGTCCTGAGAAGATGAATTGATGTTTAAATGTTCAAACATATCAAACGATAGCTGAATTCAaatgtattgttattatttgttcATGTATTGTCACATTTCTGTTCAAATATTGGAATAtcaagcactttttgtaatcgagATCACCTTtgcaaattcaaacttttatatCTTGATAATTTAGTTTTATGTGAATTATTGTAGAGTAGACCTTCCATTGGAGATTgagtttatattaaaaaaaaatgaatttaaatacaTACCGGTACTTATTTTTAAGGGGAGCATTTAAATATGGTAAGAACTGacataaaataatgtaagttcTGTTCTGCTAGAAGCAATTCTATGAAGAGACGTTTAAACTATTCAAATGTATGGATTTTTCAAAGTTGTGAAAGTAGTTAGCATTTGATTTTGTGTCCAAAATCTTGTGTCCTCAATTGTTATTCTTTATGGATCATTGTTCAACGTGAAATACCCCGTAACTGTTTCATGATgggaaattattttcattttacaacaCTTATTTCCTTTGACTTTTTGTTTTAGATAATGAGTTGTCTGAAATCAGCCGCAAAAAACGTTTAAACCTAgtaaattttgtcatttgatAATGAATTGTTTCTGTTCACAAGTTGACTTTCTATATAAAGCTCCATGATCCTCTCTAATTAAAGCAAGTTTTAAGGCCATATGCAAAGTATGACCTATTTACATTGTCAAAGTATAACGTTGCAAAAATTGAGATGAAACATTGGTATGTGAATTTCTAAATCATGTGGATTAATTTCAAACTGTTTGATAGGAGTATTAAGTTTATCAGAcatcaaatttgaataattattgcACTATCAGCAAGTGGGCTATGGTTGTTTTGTAAACTACAAGGTGTTTACCATGCAattcctgttttttttatattaatgttCTTTAGCATTTCTTGTAGGACCAAATTATCATAGCTTAATTTGGCCTAGAATATTCCATGAAATGGAAACCCTGTATCAAGTTTCTGTCATTTGTGAATTGTATCAGAAGagttaatttttaatttctatcattttgcaaaattatgaaaagtgTGTATATATTGAATCTTGATTAGTAATGTGTCTAAATAATAGTGTTGTGAGAAGCATTGGTGATATATGttttaaagttgttttttttaaggaagATGTTTTTTTCACTACAAGTAgatgaaatatatcaaaatattatgTAGAATTTTTGGTAATGGTAATTTCTGAACACAAAATTGAACATGGGTTCATTAGGATTAATGTTCTTGTCAAGAATGGAAGAGCAATTAGTCACTATTCAATGAGTCTACTCTTTTGTTTAAAAGCACGGCATGATTAATTCATCACCTTGATTACAATGGCAATCATCATCTATTTTCATTATCAACATTTCCAATTTAACCCATCAAGTACTCATATTTCATCCATGTAGATTATCAATTGGAATAACGTgagaagcatttcatgaaacaaatacatgtagtcaaTATTTTACTGAAATCGTATGTTTAATGGATAAGGGCAATTTTTCAGTGAAAATTTTTACAACCAATTGTGCTGATTGTCATGAATTTTGCAGAGGGAAAGGaccattttctgaaaaaatattgtctaaGAACTTGCGTCAAAGTTTAACTCACTTTATGGAAGACATCCATTCAGGTAAACAATGTGATAGtactattgtaaaaaaaaaacctgaatttAATGGACCATATTCCGAAGTCGGGTTTGATtcaaactctggttttaagttgtggtttaaccatggaaagccagttgttacataaatctctaacagtagagattcaatatatcagctcatttgactcccaaaacattatgAACTCCCCgggaaggataagtatgacagttGTCTTCCCCACTGAATAATTAGTAAGGAGCACAGTATAAatgagaagcattcactgtaaacaaaattttaaaacgtttggcttcccataatttcagcacagagttagaccatggtctaagttaaacccaacttcagaacaCGGGTAAGAGAGTTCATCTGTGATAATAGATTTAATTTCACCTGATCACTTACAATATTCACAATAGgttcattttgtaattatttgtcagtgaacaTACAATTATCAAAATCATGTTGCAAAATTAGAAAATGCTAATTTTATTGGTTATTTGTAATTGTAAGACCTCACAGGATTGTTGCaaaaaattcattgaaataaGTCCTTAAGATCAGTCACATATCTCTAGTGCAGACATCTTGGGCCTGTTCCATATATTAACTTTTGCCATGAAAAAATAACCCTGGCCAACAAAATATTGGCagagtttttcttttttgcaacGGGTCCTTAGGATCTGTTGATTTTGGTAACTGGGGTATGCCAGTGGTAatagctaaaaaaaattgtttctttgccacaacagaagaaaaaaatgagggtTGATCATTCAGTATTTTTTTAGGTATGATATGAAAGAGTTTCTAGATCTTACTTTCATATGGATATTTGTGATGTTCTGGCCAGTGTCCTTTGCTTACAAAGATTTTTTCCTGATAAGGCTCAACAGCCAATGAATTATACAGGTTTCCATGAAAATCACCATATCAAATGTAAGTTTGGATCAGCTGGAGataaaattgtgattgattTCCCAACCTGGATCCCATTTTGTCTTATAGAtttcatgatatacatgtattcatattgATGGCAACTTATAAGATTTGATCTCAGCTTCCATCTCTTCAGTACACAGTCCTGAGCAGTCTCAAAGGttgaatcaattgtaactccTGACCCAGGAATATGATAATTAATAGGCATATTTATATTTGATTCTTTTAGGACTatatttttgcatgaaaatgtgaagaattaaaaattgtaataaagaTTCAGTGTGTACCATTGCAACTCATTAAGGTATtcaggaattttgaaaactgttTGCGGTGTGAGACAGCCAAACTTTTGTATCATGATTAAAAGCATTCTTGATGTAGAAGACAATGCATAGCATACAGAgtgaaataaaatagttttgacAAAGCAagaattcatattttatatttgattttatttgttttacattAACAAGTATACATATGCCAAATTGGTTGCTAAACTTCAGTGAATGTCTTCAATTATTCACTCAAGTTCCATGAAGgtaatttaatgaataatggagGGATGAATGAAATGACTTTTTAAAGACttcaaataatcaaataatggtCCTGTGGGAGGATAGAATTGTGATTTGACCATAAATTGCAGTTGATTTtgtcaaattcaaaataatccAAAGGATGGTTAATCTTTCATCATGATAATCTGATGTTCTCAAACTTTGAtaggggtaaaaaaaattgtaagagTTATTGATTTTTCTTACTCATGTCCTGATCAAACATTTTAACTCGAGCATGATTAAATCTAAGGTTAACCATATTAAAAAGCAATTTTGTAATGTAATAATTGAATATTATCCAGGAATGAAAAGTTTAAGAAAAGCCTGGTCATACCAAATCCGGTTtgagcaatcatgttttcaaccaaatcctccccccccccccaaaaaaaagatatccaataaaaacaattttgattacTGTTTTAGTTATAATGACAAAGGGCTGGATTTATGTAAGTTACTGTAACAGTattatttcatcaatttttcttCATGCCCCGTGTACCAGAATTGGCCAATTTAGTGCCATGATAAGTTTTTTCAATGGGCGGGGACTTTCCTTTCTGGATAAAAATAGAAACCAGAAATTACCTGTCTTCGTAATGGACAATACCCAACATCTTTACTAACACATATTTCAGTTTAATATGAacatatatttagaatattatCCATATTTCAAACTCGTGCAGTTTTGACTTTTCCAGCATTACTGGAACATTTCAAAAGAACATGAAAACATGTTTTACATATGATATCTGTATAACGCACATACACCCTAGCATGAGTAATCTCTGGCATACTTTTTTGCATTTCTGTAATCATGCAGGGAGGGCTTCATTGGAAAACAGATCTTAATCTGTGATTTAATCTTCAGAAGGCAAAGATTCATAAATTATGGTAATGTTCAGGGAAATGCAATAACTATCTTTTGGTTTCctaaacatgtacatgtgtaattgcaggaCTTGCAGAAATTATGGCTTCACTATGAAACAATATAAGTTCATATTATCGACACAAAATCCAAAAATAGCACTCTGTTGAAAAATGGCTTCCCTAATTTACCATCAAACATCGTACAGTGCAATATTACAACAGGGTGATGGAGACTCAGCAAATgactaagagagagagagggagatagaaAATGGAGGGATGGAGAATAGTTATACAATCATATAGCATTTGCTTTACAAGTGTAACGCTTTTTAGGATTTCCAGCAAGTCCCATATGATTTATatcaaaacatgataaaaatgttcgtaattaattatttttattatattaaagtAAACAAGTGATGAATATAATTAAATTCAACTTGATGTAGCTACATCAACTTAAATCCTCCAAATGTCAGaaaatttcatttactttttccccataaatttcatcaataaggACTTTTCAAGTTCACCCATGGACTACTACTACGTCATGATACTACTCAAGTAGTCTGCATTGTGTTAACAGTATACAAGATGGGTGAGCTGTAGCACTGCGATACACAAAGCATGCACAAGCACACACTgtccattattttaacaaaaaGGTGTTCTTTGGAAAACTATGAAATACTTGCATAGCAGTCTACTAGTCAACGTGTAAATCAAAAAGTTGCAATCATAGCTTTCAAACATTTGACTTGCTCTAGACGAACATACGAGTGCTATATTTTGGTACACTTTCGAATGTTCTTGTCTATTGAATGTTCATTCGGTGATCTCTTTTCAACTCTCTCCTGTAGATTCCCCGCATTCAAAACGAGCAAAGTCCACAAcctcaacattttcttgaaGCAATAGTTCTCCAACTGTAAGGCTTGGATCCAATAAATATTCCTGATTCACCATCTCATCCGTCTCTGTttctgaagatgatgatggcacagggGCATCATCGTCAGTTGGGTCAGAATCTGGTGGTTGAGCTGTCTCCTTTGATTCCAGCTCTGGAAAATTATTTAAAGGATAAATGAGAAACGAAAATAACTGAATTTGATATCCAGAGCATGAAAAACAGGGATTTTTACTCACtagaaatttcaagaaaatctcTATTCTAAGTGAGGGTCTATTAGAAATAACATAGAACTTTGAGTAATACTCTCCAGACAAGAAATAATCTTCACTTACTTTTTTGGGTTTTAAATCAAGAGATTTCATTCTCAATGAAGAGCATGAAATCAAGAGGTGgtgcaatgggggggggggggtgggggatgaTAGTCCTTTGATATTCAAGTAgtgacaaagaggagaaaaaagaaaagagcagaagggaaagaaggaagaagagtATTATATGAGAGGTTGGAGTCACAACATTTTACAtgaatgtttcctaggtaattggttatataccagcttggtcTTTACCAGCAAAATGGTGTCCTGCcaagttcctacgggagttaccgtAAACAAACAGAATGCAAAAATGTATGTCACCAGTAGGTCTTCCAAAACCATTTAAAACTATGCCTATAGGCTATAGCTGATGTacaatatatgaaatttattgtaCTGATTTATTGtacggcaggattaattccttgaatgcactaagcgcctttagcagctggagctacagccagggtaatatatgGTCCAccattgaataggaaactagataaatcggcacctcataaatgctatattattattattattattactgacTGAAATTGATACTCATGCTTAACCAATACAGGCCAAACTACACACCTGATAAATTACACAACcagaaatgtatatttttcttgGTAATACATCTAGATCaaatgtattataaaaaaaaacacttaccCTCAGGATCTGGTGGTGAATACACCCCTATTCTAAGTGGATTCATCCCAACAACGTGCTGTGATAGCCTCCTCCCAAGCACCTCTGGGCGGAAATTGGGTGTTGTTTCTCCCAAGTTCTTGAAGACAACAATGGCGGCATATTTACCCATGGTGCACTTGCCCTGGTTGTCCTGGGGCTTTTGAAGTGCTGAATGAACATAAGAACctatgaaacaaaacaaaagcgATTGCaatttaatttcagcccagttgacactgtgttgaattatattggtgacataaattgaggaaacagaattgaaattgatgaagaaatgacaaagaattaatttttgtgatttatgaataaattttgtataaattggCATGAATAAATCGGTATCGGTCAACAAATATatgaagcattttttgtaagttttgataaatatgcataaattagcgtATTTAataagtttcaaaattctgtgtagaagttttgaatccctatcatataaagcaaaaaaatttaaatcgaacttgaaatgacaaagaagcattttgaaattatggacggacgacggacgcaACGACACGGCACAAGCTCATCCGGGCCGGATGAGttaaaaatgtgataaacaGACTTCCCAAAAGCATATCTCCTCCAGCACCACCAAATAAGGGTAGAGGCATACAAATTCATAACAAGCCATTACATTTTTATAATGGGATATTGTACTCTCTGAACATTCATCTCATACATATATTAAATGCTTTTCATATCTTTTCATCATGAGGTTAGTGGCTTATGCCAAGATCAGGAGTATTCACTCATGTCCAAAATACACACTAGGaagctatataaatatcatgaaattaATCTCATCTATCTAAATTTGATTTGAGCTCTTAGTGAATGATCCCACATCTTACCAATGAACAATTCTTGAGGTGCTTCTAGATACAGCCCTCTCCTGATTGACATGTTCTCCCCGACCTGACCTATCGTCAAGGCTGTCAGATCTTCCATTGATTTACCATCCTCACCCACTGATGACTTCATATCTTCGGCAGATAGAGGGAGCtgttcaaaataatgaatgaaacaaCAAACGCATCATCAAAAAGATGTGTAGATTACATTTGGATTGAACATACATTCCAGTAATAATCATAAAATGAATGCAAACGGAATTCAACAAAATGCACACCTGCATGGTTGGGTGTATAAATAAAGTTAAGTACCAAATGATTCTGTTTGAATTGCTGAATAATTCACAAAATGACGATGCATTCAGTTAAGAGATAGGagttttccaagcaataatacaTAGAAGTGCTGTGTGCATTTTTGCatgaaaaattttcagcatacTTGGTTTTCAGAACACACTACATTTTCTCCTAAATGTACATAAGTAAGGATTAATGAATTAACTTGTTAGCACATCATCTAAGTAAACAATCTGGTTGCATAGTCTAGATGCTGGGTGGATGGATTGATAGCAATCCATCTTGATTTCAAAGATTTTCTCTTCAAATTATTGCCAACTATTACCTCTTGAGTTGGCTTCAACTGTGattaatatccacttggtctactagcagatggtctaattctcagatcatgtAATACCATCATGGTTAAACCCACTTAGTCTATCATTTAGTCTAACGCCTGTAAGGTCTATTTTCCATTTTGTCTCCATATTAATTAGCACTTTACCAAATGAAAATTTCGTTCATATACAGTTCACCTAATCATATATACCAATTAGTGTTAGATaaaagtggatattagacaaagTGGTAAATGGcctaaatggaaattagaccaaattaatAGGAggcgaactggttgtagactaAATAGGATTAATTAGACTATATGGAATGAGACCAAACAGATAAATAGACAAATAGCAAGTGTTGACCAAGTAATATACCTTTAAAATATTGTGTAAGTAAACATTCAATTCTATACTCAACATTTTCGACCGACAAATTGTCAagacctgacaactttccttgattatgattggcttagaggcactgttaccattgtaactgtcagataaaacagtacttgtcggataaaacgtctgacaagtccttcataaaacgctccccagatgCTTAGTAGAACTGTGGAAGATGAACTAACGGCAACTTATcttgatatcaatttttttctttttaaatcattgaGCACCTGAGTTTGCTTCAACTATAGGGAACCAGATGTGACATTGTCTATGTTTTTCTGTTCCATATgttataaaattgatatttaacATCCCATTGTACACATATTGTAACTCAACTTACTTTCAAAATATCCTGATTTGCATGTTTGCCTTTCTGACTTAGGAGGGCAGCAGACACTACATGGCTAACAAGGTTCTGGAACTTGGCATTACGTGCTACAAAATCAGTCTCACAA from the Lytechinus pictus isolate F3 Inbred chromosome 1, Lp3.0, whole genome shotgun sequence genome contains:
- the LOC129255258 gene encoding elongation factor Ts, mitochondrial-like isoform X2; protein product: MSICLSARKFPSTIMMMRMMATAAATNSKANLAKLRRKTGFSFVNCRKALEKFNNDVDQAEVWLREQAQKEGWSKATKLQGRVTAQGLIGVMCQSNSAIMVEVNCETDFVARNAKFQNLVSHVVSAALLSQKGKHANQDILKLPLSAEDMKSSVGEDGKSMEDLTALTIGQVGENMSIRRGLYLEAPQELFIGSYVHSALQKPQDNQGKCTMGKYAAIVVFKNLGETTPNFRPEVLGRRLSQHVVGMNPLRIGVYSPPDPEELESKETAQPPDSDPTDDDAPVPSSSSETETDEMVNQEYLLDPSLTVGELLLQENVEVVDFARFECGESTGES
- the LOC129255258 gene encoding elongation factor Ts, mitochondrial-like isoform X1; amino-acid sequence: MQSHFPGRGMSICLSARKFPSTIMMMRMMATAAATNSKANLAKLRRKTGFSFVNCRKALEKFNNDVDQAEVWLREQAQKEGWSKATKLQGRVTAQGLIGVMCQSNSAIMVEVNCETDFVARNAKFQNLVSHVVSAALLSQKGKHANQDILKLPLSAEDMKSSVGEDGKSMEDLTALTIGQVGENMSIRRGLYLEAPQELFIGSYVHSALQKPQDNQGKCTMGKYAAIVVFKNLGETTPNFRPEVLGRRLSQHVVGMNPLRIGVYSPPDPEELESKETAQPPDSDPTDDDAPVPSSSSETETDEMVNQEYLLDPSLTVGELLLQENVEVVDFARFECGESTGES